The following proteins come from a genomic window of Pyxidicoccus sp. MSG2:
- a CDS encoding 5'-3' exonuclease encodes MRLHLVDGTYELYRAHFSPRPGHEAPGGQDVKATVGLMSSLLMLLHDATEAVTHVAVAFDNPIRSFRNALFAGYKSDEGVPPELHAQFDLAEEAVRALGVTAWSMKEYEADDALSTAAARFAGQVEQVRLMTPDKDLGQCVRGKKVVQVDRRQEKEFDEEGVRAKLGVPPASVPDLLGLMGDDADGIPGLTGFGEKGASALLSAYGHLEAIPAEASAWTVRPRGAEKLAATLREHREDVLLYRKLATLVTDAPLPGTASLADLEWKGVPRERFEALCDRLGLNTLKRRPKRWTA; translated from the coding sequence ATGCGCCTGCACCTCGTGGATGGGACGTATGAGCTGTACCGAGCCCACTTCTCGCCCCGGCCCGGCCATGAGGCGCCGGGCGGACAGGACGTGAAGGCGACGGTGGGGTTGATGTCGTCGCTGCTCATGCTGCTGCACGACGCCACGGAGGCGGTGACGCACGTGGCGGTGGCGTTCGACAACCCCATCCGCTCGTTCCGCAACGCGCTGTTCGCCGGCTACAAGAGCGACGAGGGCGTGCCGCCGGAGTTGCACGCACAGTTCGACCTGGCCGAAGAGGCGGTGCGCGCGCTGGGCGTCACCGCGTGGTCCATGAAGGAGTACGAGGCGGACGACGCGCTGTCCACGGCGGCGGCGCGCTTCGCGGGCCAGGTGGAGCAGGTGCGGCTGATGACGCCGGACAAGGACCTGGGCCAGTGCGTGCGGGGGAAGAAGGTGGTGCAGGTGGACCGGCGGCAGGAGAAGGAGTTCGACGAGGAAGGGGTGCGCGCGAAGCTGGGCGTGCCGCCCGCGAGCGTGCCGGACCTGCTGGGGCTGATGGGGGACGACGCGGACGGCATCCCCGGCCTCACGGGCTTCGGTGAGAAGGGGGCCTCGGCGTTGCTGAGCGCCTACGGCCACCTGGAGGCGATTCCGGCCGAGGCCTCCGCGTGGACGGTGCGCCCGCGCGGCGCGGAGAAGCTGGCGGCGACGCTGCGCGAGCACCGCGAGGACGTGCTCTTGTACCGCAAGCTGGCCACGCTGGTGACGGATGCGCCGCTGCCGGGCACCGCGTCGCTGGCGGACCTGGAGTGGAAGGGCGTGCCGCGGGAGCGCTTCGAGGCGCTGTGCGACAGGCTGGGGCTCAACACGCTCAAGCGCCGCCCGAAGCGCTGGACGGCGTAG
- a CDS encoding OmpA family protein encodes MVLWKRGWKALVGATAMVAVGCASGPPPRELMDARTAYQQLATSPQGHERPQDVAEAHDALLEAEREYDNSKDSPRTRSLAYVALRKAETAEARGSGDLAAKQRAKAQASLAQSQAMQQQRVQSELDAARQQLAQAERERQEALAQQQRASQMAQSQQAEAERLRADAQQRQQEAEQLRAQAQQRQSEAQQLSQETARRQTEEQRRAQAEAEAQRLTQQNQELQQRTAQLESERQARVQAEQQAEQRAEQERQARVEAERSATAALTKLQETEKGLKVREEERGIVVTLSGSVLFASGAVDLLPAARDRLSEVADVLKETQSPLLIEGHTDSQGKDEYNEDLSYRRADRVREFLTSRGVPAERINIRGFGEYRPVASNGTPEGRANNRRVEIVIERGQAVGGSGQEQQGTGGTGSQQQPSQEGTQVQPPRATPPERGTTGSGAQQATPPTGGSGSGGSGQDVGTGHSAPPAQPAAPSGTDVQGQGGSGSLDSDIQEGATPPQPGAQPGQSDTQPPR; translated from the coding sequence ATGGTGCTTTGGAAGCGTGGATGGAAGGCCCTCGTCGGGGCCACGGCAATGGTCGCGGTGGGCTGCGCCTCGGGGCCTCCGCCCCGGGAGTTGATGGACGCGCGCACCGCGTACCAGCAGCTGGCCACCAGCCCCCAGGGCCATGAGCGGCCACAGGACGTCGCCGAGGCCCACGACGCGCTGCTCGAAGCCGAGCGCGAGTATGACAACAGCAAGGACTCGCCCCGGACGCGCTCGCTCGCCTATGTGGCACTGCGCAAGGCGGAGACCGCGGAGGCCCGTGGCTCCGGGGACCTCGCGGCGAAGCAGCGGGCGAAGGCGCAGGCCTCGCTCGCGCAGTCGCAGGCGATGCAGCAACAACGCGTCCAGTCGGAGCTGGACGCCGCGCGGCAGCAACTGGCCCAGGCCGAGCGTGAGCGGCAGGAAGCGCTCGCGCAGCAGCAGCGCGCTTCGCAGATGGCGCAGTCGCAGCAGGCGGAAGCGGAGCGCCTGAGGGCGGATGCGCAGCAGCGCCAGCAGGAGGCGGAGCAGCTGAGGGCCCAGGCCCAGCAGCGGCAGTCGGAGGCGCAGCAGCTGTCCCAGGAGACGGCGCGGCGGCAGACGGAGGAGCAGCGCCGCGCGCAAGCCGAGGCCGAGGCACAACGGCTGACGCAGCAGAACCAGGAGCTGCAGCAGCGCACCGCGCAGCTCGAGTCGGAGCGCCAGGCGCGGGTACAGGCCGAGCAGCAGGCCGAGCAGCGGGCCGAGCAGGAACGGCAGGCGCGGGTGGAGGCGGAGCGCAGTGCCACCGCGGCGCTGACGAAGCTGCAGGAGACGGAGAAGGGCCTGAAGGTGCGCGAGGAGGAGCGCGGCATCGTGGTGACGCTCTCCGGCAGCGTGCTCTTCGCGTCGGGCGCGGTGGACCTGCTGCCCGCGGCGCGCGACAGGCTGTCCGAGGTGGCGGACGTGCTGAAGGAGACGCAGAGCCCGCTGCTCATCGAGGGCCACACGGACTCGCAGGGCAAGGACGAGTACAACGAGGACCTGTCCTACCGCCGCGCGGACCGCGTGCGGGAGTTCCTCACCTCGCGCGGCGTGCCGGCGGAGCGCATCAACATCCGGGGCTTCGGTGAGTACAGGCCGGTGGCGTCCAACGGCACGCCCGAGGGCCGGGCCAACAACCGGCGTGTGGAAATCGTCATCGAGCGCGGCCAGGCCGTGGGTGGCAGTGGTCAGGAGCAGCAGGGCACGGGCGGCACGGGCTCTCAGCAGCAGCCCTCGCAGGAAGGCACGCAGGTCCAACCGCCGCGGGCCACGCCTCCCGAGCGTGGGACGACGGGCAGTGGCGCCCAGCAGGCCACGCCTCCGACGGGTGGAAGCGGCTCGGGCGGCAGCGGGCAGGACGTGGGCACGGGACACTCCGCGCCTCCGGCACAGCCCGCGGCGCCGAGCGGCACCGACGTGCAGGGCCAGGGCGGGAGCGGCTCGCTCGACAGCGACATCCAGGAAGGCGCCACCCCGCCGCAGCCCGGCGCCCAGCCCGGGCAGAGCGACACGCAGCCGCCGCGCTGA
- a CDS encoding group II truncated hemoglobin, with protein MPVELKMPPSDDWVPTLDDTPYQRLGGEEATRALAHAFYDAMDAGEPALAKLHELDAEGRVNAGTRERFGLFLMGWLGGPQHYSERHGHPRLRMRHGHLPVDTGMRDAWLRSMRRALDARGVTGGLRRFLDERFAQVADFLRNTEG; from the coding sequence ATGCCCGTTGAACTGAAGATGCCTCCCTCGGATGACTGGGTGCCTACCCTGGACGACACGCCGTACCAGCGGCTCGGTGGCGAGGAGGCGACGCGCGCGCTGGCCCACGCCTTCTACGACGCCATGGATGCCGGGGAGCCGGCGCTGGCGAAGCTGCACGAATTGGACGCGGAGGGCCGCGTGAATGCGGGCACGCGCGAGCGCTTCGGCCTCTTCCTCATGGGGTGGCTGGGCGGGCCCCAGCACTACTCCGAGCGCCACGGCCACCCGCGCCTGCGCATGCGCCACGGCCACCTGCCCGTGGACACCGGCATGCGCGACGCGTGGCTGCGCTCCATGCGCCGCGCCCTGGACGCGCGGGGCGTCACCGGCGGCCTGCGCCGCTTCCTCGACGAGCGCTTCGCCCAGGTGGCCGACTTCCTCCGGAATACCGAGGGCTGA
- a CDS encoding DUF4398 domain-containing protein translates to MRPKLIAAVMCLTLVGCAGQRVIPAPTERRVQAEASLRAAEGAGASRVPEAAQHLEFARQQIADGERLLAADEQEAAELRFQQAEADADLALALARSVPLEREARTATQQAESARRSLQ, encoded by the coding sequence GTGCGCCCGAAGCTGATTGCCGCCGTGATGTGCCTGACCCTCGTCGGGTGCGCCGGCCAGCGTGTCATTCCCGCTCCCACTGAGCGCCGTGTCCAGGCAGAGGCCTCGCTGAGGGCCGCGGAAGGGGCCGGCGCCAGCCGCGTCCCCGAGGCCGCCCAGCACCTGGAGTTCGCCCGGCAGCAGATTGCCGACGGCGAGCGACTGCTCGCCGCGGACGAGCAGGAGGCCGCGGAGCTGCGCTTCCAGCAGGCTGAAGCGGACGCGGACCTGGCGCTCGCGCTGGCCCGCTCGGTGCCCCTCGAACGCGAGGCGCGGACGGCCACCCAGCAGGCCGAGTCCGCGCGCCGCAGCCTCCAGTGA
- a CDS encoding GNAT family N-acetyltransferase — protein MPSDTTALLTTERLSLALLPPDAAWRVLAYYEANREHFDPVSPARPANFFSVTYWRTRLAQDREDFRHDLSLRLFLLPRTEPLATAPVIGNISLTHIRRGPLQAADLGYALDQRHEGQGLMTEGLRAIRDYAFGPLGLHRLQANHLPENLRSAAVLKRLGFVVEGYARDFLLIDGRWRDHVLTSLVATPDDAR, from the coding sequence ATGCCCTCCGACACCACCGCCCTGCTCACCACCGAGCGTCTCTCCCTGGCGCTGCTCCCGCCGGACGCCGCGTGGCGGGTGCTCGCCTACTACGAGGCGAACCGTGAGCACTTCGACCCGGTGTCGCCCGCGCGGCCCGCCAACTTCTTCTCCGTCACCTACTGGCGCACCCGGCTCGCGCAGGACCGCGAGGACTTCCGGCATGACCTGTCCCTGCGCCTGTTCCTCCTGCCGCGCACCGAGCCCCTCGCCACCGCGCCCGTCATCGGCAACATCTCCCTCACCCACATCCGCCGAGGCCCCCTCCAGGCCGCGGACCTCGGCTACGCGCTGGACCAGCGCCACGAGGGCCAGGGCCTCATGACCGAGGGCCTGCGCGCCATCCGCGACTACGCCTTCGGCCCGCTGGGCCTGCACCGGCTCCAGGCCAACCACCTGCCGGAGAACCTCCGGAGCGCCGCCGTGCTGAAGCGCCTCGGCTTCGTCGTGGAGGGCTACGCCCGCGACTTCCTCCTCATCGACGGACGCTGGAGGGACCACGTCCTCACCAGCCTCGTCGCGACTCCAGATGACGCCCGCTGA
- a CDS encoding PAS domain-containing protein: MNPPSDVTSAQASPLPLVWVLDDSPAETEVIRRALAPTCQVATFADGPALLEALGPQSAPEVLVVDWFLPGMTGLEVCRFLRGNPATTHLPVLLLTSNTQPPDVVEGLTAGANDYVFKPFRPAELAARVGALARWERTRRQALEDERARRLLAEGTLTEVQLAEERAWRSELRFRLAARATRDAVWEWDPRTDSVDWTSGVHEVFGYAPSDVRDTFDWKVERLHPEDRERVVKGIQATMAGTEHEWQDAYRFRRANGTWAHVVDRCHIVRDAKDRAVQVVGAMQDVTERQEAEAARARLLELERRAREEADRQRALLATLFEQVPALLGVLRAPEQRFVVANARLRQLFGNRPLVGRPIREALPELEGQGFLELLDTVFATGESFSAREMPARVDRRNDGELSESYFDFMYQPMLSAEGQVEAVILFAVEVTDTMLARRKETALAGALRESEQRLRSALAAANVGTWRLDLASRMILRDANYNRILGLEAREAAFPLDDVYARIHPEDLPAVQEHTERAIRERGTLEAEYRILRSDGTVRWLRDQGRVLTNERGEPTHLTGALADITEPKRLSAEMRARADFERQLIGIVSHDLRNPLSAITLAVSVLLQRSGLDERMERHVQRIHRSAERATRMIRDLLDFTRARQGGSLPLFPRPVDLHEVVHAVVDEVQAASPGRRIHSEHAGSGAGTWDPDRLAQVLSNLVGNALQYSPPDTSVRVVARGGEHGVELEVHNQGTPIPPEQLPRIFEPLERGVERAEDRGGRSIGLGLYIVRSIVQAHGGTVEVTSTAEAGTTFTVRLPRQAPASNPGRDGMGEAVG; encoded by the coding sequence GTGAATCCCCCCTCCGACGTCACATCGGCCCAAGCCTCTCCCCTGCCCCTGGTCTGGGTGCTGGACGACAGCCCGGCGGAGACGGAGGTCATCCGCCGCGCCCTGGCCCCCACCTGCCAGGTCGCCACCTTCGCGGACGGGCCGGCGCTGCTGGAGGCCCTGGGGCCGCAGAGCGCGCCCGAGGTGCTGGTGGTGGACTGGTTCCTCCCCGGCATGACGGGCCTGGAGGTGTGCCGCTTCCTGCGCGGCAACCCCGCCACCACGCACCTGCCCGTGCTGTTGCTCACCTCCAACACGCAGCCGCCCGACGTGGTGGAGGGGCTGACGGCGGGCGCCAACGACTACGTCTTCAAGCCCTTCCGCCCGGCGGAGCTGGCCGCGCGGGTGGGCGCGCTCGCGCGCTGGGAGCGCACGCGGCGCCAGGCCCTGGAAGACGAGCGCGCGCGGCGACTGCTCGCCGAGGGCACGCTGACCGAGGTGCAGCTCGCCGAGGAGCGCGCCTGGCGCAGCGAGCTGCGCTTCCGGCTGGCGGCGCGCGCGACGCGGGACGCGGTGTGGGAGTGGGACCCGCGCACCGACTCCGTGGACTGGACGAGCGGCGTGCACGAGGTGTTCGGCTACGCGCCCTCGGACGTGCGCGACACGTTCGACTGGAAGGTGGAGCGCCTGCACCCGGAGGACCGCGAGCGCGTGGTGAAGGGCATCCAGGCGACGATGGCGGGCACCGAGCACGAGTGGCAGGACGCGTACCGCTTCCGGCGCGCCAACGGCACCTGGGCGCACGTGGTGGACCGCTGCCACATCGTCCGCGACGCGAAGGACCGGGCGGTGCAGGTGGTGGGGGCGATGCAGGACGTCACCGAGCGCCAGGAGGCGGAAGCCGCGCGCGCCCGGCTGCTGGAGCTGGAGCGCCGCGCGCGCGAGGAGGCGGACCGGCAGCGCGCCCTGCTGGCCACCCTCTTCGAGCAGGTGCCCGCGCTGCTCGGCGTGCTGCGCGCCCCGGAGCAGCGCTTCGTGGTGGCCAACGCGCGGCTGCGGCAGCTCTTCGGAAACCGTCCGCTGGTGGGGCGCCCCATCCGCGAGGCGCTGCCGGAGCTGGAGGGCCAGGGCTTCCTGGAGCTGCTGGACACGGTGTTCGCCACCGGCGAGTCCTTCAGCGCCCGGGAGATGCCCGCGCGCGTCGACCGGCGCAACGACGGCGAGCTGTCCGAGAGCTACTTCGACTTCATGTACCAGCCCATGCTGAGCGCGGAGGGCCAGGTGGAGGCCGTCATCCTCTTCGCGGTGGAGGTGACGGACACGATGCTGGCGCGGCGCAAGGAGACCGCGCTGGCCGGGGCCCTGCGCGAGAGCGAGCAGCGGCTGCGCTCGGCGCTGGCGGCGGCCAACGTGGGCACGTGGCGGCTGGACCTGGCGTCGCGGATGATTCTGCGCGACGCCAACTACAACCGCATCCTGGGGCTGGAGGCGCGCGAGGCCGCCTTCCCACTGGACGACGTGTACGCCCGCATCCACCCGGAGGACCTGCCCGCCGTCCAGGAGCACACCGAGCGCGCCATCCGCGAGCGCGGCACGCTCGAGGCCGAGTACCGCATCCTCCGCTCAGACGGCACGGTGCGGTGGCTCCGGGACCAGGGGCGGGTGCTGACGAACGAGCGGGGCGAGCCCACGCACCTCACCGGCGCGCTGGCGGACATCACCGAGCCGAAGCGACTGTCGGCGGAGATGCGCGCGCGCGCGGACTTCGAGCGGCAGCTCATCGGGATTGTCAGTCACGATTTGCGCAACCCGCTGAGCGCGATAACGCTGGCGGTGTCGGTGCTGCTGCAGCGCAGCGGGCTGGACGAGCGCATGGAGCGGCACGTGCAGCGCATCCACCGCTCGGCGGAGCGGGCCACGCGGATGATTCGCGACCTGCTGGACTTCACCCGGGCGCGGCAGGGCGGGAGCCTTCCGTTGTTTCCCCGGCCGGTGGACCTGCACGAGGTGGTGCACGCGGTGGTGGACGAGGTGCAGGCGGCGTCCCCGGGCCGGCGCATCCATTCGGAGCATGCGGGGAGCGGCGCGGGGACGTGGGACCCGGACCGGCTGGCGCAGGTGCTCAGCAACCTGGTGGGCAATGCGCTGCAGTACAGCCCGCCGGACACGTCGGTGCGCGTGGTGGCGCGGGGCGGGGAGCACGGAGTGGAATTGGAAGTCCACAACCAGGGGACGCCGATTCCGCCGGAGCAGCTTCCGCGCATCTTCGAGCCCCTGGAGCGCGGCGTGGAGCGGGCGGAGGACCGCGGCGGGCGCAGCATCGGCCTGGGGCTCTACATCGTCCGCAGCATCGTCCAGGCGCACGGCGGCACCGTGGAGGTGACGTCCACGGCCGAGGCGGGCACCACCTTCACGGTGCGACTGCCGCGCCAGGCCCCCGCGTCCAACCCGGGTCGGGACGGCATGGGCGAGGCGGTGGGGTAG
- a CDS encoding TetR/AcrR family transcriptional regulator, with the protein MRKGELTHQTILETAIRLASRVGLQGLSIGGLAEELNLSKSGLFAHFKSKTELQVQVLQTATGVFTERVVRPALARPRGEPRVRALFEGWLTWDKDKILEGGCIFVAAAAELDDAEGPARDTLVQSQRDWLDCLAQAARIAVAEGHFRKDLDVEQFAHDEYAAMLGFHHSRRLMRDPRAEDRARRAFDALVAAARNPTH; encoded by the coding sequence ATGCGCAAGGGCGAGCTCACGCACCAGACCATCCTGGAGACGGCCATCCGGCTGGCGAGCCGGGTGGGGCTGCAAGGGCTGAGCATTGGCGGGCTGGCGGAGGAGTTGAACCTCTCCAAGAGCGGCCTCTTCGCGCACTTCAAGTCCAAGACGGAACTCCAGGTGCAGGTGCTCCAGACGGCCACCGGGGTCTTCACCGAGCGCGTCGTCCGCCCGGCCCTCGCCCGGCCCCGCGGCGAGCCCCGGGTGCGCGCCCTCTTCGAGGGCTGGCTCACCTGGGACAAGGACAAGATTCTCGAGGGCGGCTGCATCTTCGTGGCGGCGGCGGCGGAATTGGACGACGCGGAGGGCCCCGCGCGGGACACGCTGGTGCAGAGCCAGCGGGACTGGCTGGACTGCCTGGCCCAGGCCGCGCGCATCGCCGTGGCGGAGGGGCACTTCCGCAAGGACCTGGACGTGGAGCAGTTCGCCCACGACGAGTACGCGGCGATGCTGGGCTTCCACCACTCGCGGCGGCTGATGAGAGACCCCAGGGCCGAGGACCGTGCCCGGCGCGCCTTCGACGCGCTCGTGGCCGCCGCCCGCAACCCCACCCACTGA
- a CDS encoding type IV toxin-antitoxin system AbiEi family antitoxin domain-containing protein — MSPSRPPQKAFEREVRLIQARGGVLRMSEVLRLGISRRALYGMRDAGVLDTLGRGLYRLSRLAPLGHPDLVTIATRVPRGVICLVSALSFHELTTEVPHVVDVALERGARHPRVDHPPTRFFWFSGAAFHEGIESHVLDGREVHVYGPEKTLADCFKYRNKVGMDVTLEALRLWRSRRRKHLPALLLHGRQCRVEKVMRPYLEALI; from the coding sequence ATGTCTCCCAGCCGTCCCCCCCAGAAGGCCTTCGAGCGAGAGGTGCGCCTCATCCAGGCACGGGGCGGTGTGCTCCGCATGTCGGAGGTGCTGCGGCTCGGAATCTCCCGCAGGGCGTTGTACGGCATGCGCGATGCCGGAGTGTTGGACACGCTCGGTCGCGGGCTCTATCGCCTGAGTCGGCTGGCGCCGCTCGGCCATCCGGACCTCGTCACGATTGCAACGCGCGTCCCCCGAGGCGTCATCTGCCTCGTCTCCGCGCTCTCCTTTCACGAGCTCACCACCGAGGTGCCGCACGTCGTGGACGTGGCGCTGGAGCGGGGCGCCAGACATCCCCGCGTCGACCATCCGCCAACTCGCTTCTTCTGGTTCTCCGGTGCCGCCTTCCACGAGGGCATCGAGTCCCACGTGCTGGACGGACGGGAGGTCCACGTCTACGGACCGGAGAAGACGCTCGCGGACTGCTTCAAGTATCGGAACAAGGTGGGCATGGACGTGACGCTCGAAGCGCTGCGGCTGTGGCGCTCGCGACGCCGCAAGCACCTGCCGGCCCTACTCCTGCATGGGCGCCAGTGCCGCGTCGAAAAGGTGATGCGGCCCTATCTGGAGGCGCTCATTTGA
- a CDS encoding alpha/beta hydrolase translates to MAENSTNVRTQMALLGVRATAKGLGAVAPGLAAAWAERLFLTPQRTRRSRTAEAVLARGQQRVLKLGGEKVSVWSWGEGPRVLLVHGWSGYGGQLTAFVAPLVEAGFSVVTYDAPGHGVSSGRTSSLPEMADMVAWVGRATGGPYAVVAHSFGAAATAVALRDGLRVERAVFLSPPSDPRWGIKAFGKTVGLSEGVQKRMAARIEARFDMRLRDLALPNFAPLLQVPLRIFHDVGDREVPLEAGEAVARAWPGAKLTRTEGLGHHRILYAPEVVTPAVSFLAEGRPSNAWPAPELLASASAVPSRGFLRMVHGG, encoded by the coding sequence ATGGCAGAAAATAGCACGAACGTTCGGACTCAAATGGCGCTGCTGGGAGTACGGGCCACGGCGAAGGGGCTGGGAGCGGTGGCTCCGGGGCTGGCGGCGGCGTGGGCGGAGCGGCTGTTCCTGACGCCCCAGCGGACGCGGCGCTCGCGCACGGCCGAGGCGGTGCTGGCCCGGGGGCAGCAGCGGGTGCTGAAGCTGGGCGGCGAGAAGGTGTCGGTGTGGAGCTGGGGCGAGGGCCCGCGGGTGCTGCTGGTGCACGGGTGGAGCGGCTATGGCGGGCAGCTCACGGCCTTCGTGGCGCCGCTGGTGGAGGCGGGCTTCTCGGTGGTGACGTACGACGCGCCGGGGCACGGGGTGTCGTCCGGGCGCACCAGCTCGCTGCCGGAGATGGCGGACATGGTGGCGTGGGTGGGGCGGGCCACGGGCGGGCCGTATGCGGTGGTGGCGCACTCGTTCGGCGCGGCGGCCACGGCGGTGGCGCTGCGGGACGGGCTGCGGGTGGAGCGCGCGGTGTTCCTCTCCCCGCCGTCGGACCCTCGCTGGGGCATCAAGGCCTTCGGGAAGACGGTGGGCCTGTCGGAGGGCGTGCAGAAGCGGATGGCGGCGCGAATCGAGGCGCGGTTCGACATGCGACTGAGGGACCTGGCGCTTCCCAATTTCGCACCCCTGTTGCAGGTGCCACTGCGCATCTTCCACGACGTGGGGGACAGGGAGGTGCCGTTGGAGGCGGGTGAGGCGGTGGCTCGCGCGTGGCCGGGCGCGAAGCTGACGCGCACGGAGGGGCTGGGGCACCACCGCATCCTGTATGCGCCGGAGGTGGTGACGCCCGCGGTGTCCTTCCTCGCGGAGGGCCGCCCGAGCAACGCGTGGCCGGCGCCGGAGTTGCTGGCTTCAGCCTCGGCGGTGCCCTCGCGCGGATTCCTGCGCATGGTGCACGGGGGCTGA
- a CDS encoding nucleotidyl transferase AbiEii/AbiGii toxin family protein, whose product MTKKNLPASVQARLMNQARETQRPFQELLQYYAMERFLYRLSSSPHRARFVLKGGLMLHVWKAPLARVTRDVDLLGRLENSLAVVGRTIREVCVTEVEPDGLLFAPDSLTVEHIHEAAESPGVRVRFTGLLGKVRLGMQLDIGFGDVVVPGPVPLVYPTLLDLPAPSLEGYPRETVIAEKFQAMVFLGALNSRMKDFYDIWLLSRRFDFDGAVLTRAVAATFARRETRLEPAPLAFTKDFVGGAHARVGWSAFRKKSGLLNAPEDMGAVVEALAAFLGPVASACQEGRSFDRRWPAGGPWSGP is encoded by the coding sequence TTGACGAAGAAGAACCTGCCCGCATCCGTGCAGGCCCGCTTGATGAACCAGGCCCGTGAAACCCAGCGGCCCTTCCAGGAATTGCTCCAATACTACGCCATGGAGCGATTCCTCTATCGCCTGTCATCCTCACCCCACCGCGCGCGCTTCGTGCTCAAGGGGGGATTGATGCTGCACGTCTGGAAGGCGCCCCTGGCGCGCGTGACGCGGGACGTGGACCTGCTCGGGCGGCTGGAGAACTCGCTGGCCGTGGTGGGGAGGACCATCAGGGAGGTCTGCGTGACCGAGGTGGAGCCGGACGGCCTGCTCTTCGCCCCGGACTCCCTCACCGTCGAGCACATCCATGAAGCGGCCGAGTCTCCAGGCGTGCGGGTTCGCTTCACGGGGCTGCTCGGGAAGGTGCGACTGGGGATGCAGCTCGACATCGGCTTCGGTGACGTGGTCGTCCCGGGCCCGGTGCCCCTCGTCTATCCGACGCTGCTGGACCTGCCCGCCCCATCACTGGAGGGCTACCCACGTGAGACGGTCATCGCGGAGAAGTTCCAGGCGATGGTGTTCCTCGGCGCCCTCAACAGCCGGATGAAGGACTTCTATGACATCTGGCTGCTGTCTCGCCGCTTCGACTTCGACGGCGCCGTCCTGACAAGGGCGGTGGCCGCGACCTTCGCCCGGCGAGAGACGCGCCTCGAGCCCGCGCCCCTCGCCTTCACGAAGGACTTCGTCGGCGGCGCGCACGCACGGGTTGGATGGAGCGCGTTCCGCAAGAAGTCCGGTCTGCTGAATGCTCCGGAAGACATGGGCGCCGTCGTGGAGGCGCTTGCCGCCTTCCTGGGGCCTGTCGCATCGGCCTGCCAGGAGGGGAGGTCCTTCGACCGGCGGTGGCCAGCGGGCGGTCCGTGGTCCGGACCCTGA